Proteins from a genomic interval of Piscinibacter sp. HJYY11:
- a CDS encoding DUF2169 domain-containing protein: MWHVANQTPFSADHGWVMDKAGNKIWLVVVKASFDVQPDGRCCFAAEQVPVLQVAQPYGEFGQSSLRYETDLAGVKATTDVLVRGDAMAPPGRLATSVEVSLTAGHIDKRLRVTGDRRWERGPMGLKISEPEPFERMPVVYERAFGGWDRSAAKPEDHRLEERNPVGTGFAVRDEHCDGLPLPNIEYPDQLISGWKDHPAPAGFNAVDVAWLPRRALAGTYDEKWRRTRFPLWAEDFDPRYHNAAPADQQAAGFFEGGERIQVTGMSERGTLAFDLPRLKFAFRTRFGSERIDQDGQLCTVLIEPNEHRVSLAWQSALVCNRRADELDETLVLQK, from the coding sequence ATGTGGCACGTCGCCAATCAGACCCCCTTCTCGGCCGACCATGGCTGGGTGATGGACAAGGCCGGCAACAAGATCTGGCTGGTGGTGGTCAAGGCCAGCTTCGACGTGCAGCCCGATGGCCGCTGCTGCTTCGCGGCTGAGCAGGTGCCGGTGCTGCAGGTGGCGCAGCCTTATGGCGAGTTCGGCCAGAGCAGCCTTCGCTACGAAACCGACCTCGCCGGCGTGAAGGCCACGACCGACGTGCTGGTGCGCGGCGATGCGATGGCCCCACCCGGCAGGCTCGCGACCTCGGTCGAGGTCTCGCTCACGGCAGGCCACATTGACAAGCGCCTGCGCGTCACCGGCGACAGGCGTTGGGAGCGCGGCCCGATGGGCCTGAAGATCTCCGAACCCGAGCCCTTCGAGCGCATGCCCGTCGTCTACGAGCGGGCCTTCGGCGGCTGGGACCGCTCGGCCGCCAAGCCCGAAGACCACCGTCTGGAAGAGCGCAACCCCGTGGGCACCGGCTTCGCCGTGCGCGATGAGCACTGCGACGGCCTGCCGTTGCCCAACATCGAATACCCCGACCAGCTCATCAGCGGCTGGAAGGATCACCCGGCCCCGGCGGGCTTCAACGCCGTCGATGTCGCCTGGCTGCCGCGGCGGGCGCTGGCCGGCACCTATGACGAGAAATGGCGCCGCACGCGCTTCCCGCTGTGGGCCGAGGACTTCGATCCGCGTTATCACAACGCCGCACCTGCCGACCAGCAAGCGGCCGGCTTCTTCGAAGGTGGCGAGCGCATCCAGGTCACCGGCATGTCGGAGCGCGGCACGCTCGCCTTCGATCTGCCCCGCCTGAAGTTCGCGTTTCGCACCCGCTTCGGCAGCGAGCGCATCGACCAGGACGGCCAACTGTGCACGGTGCTGATCGAGCCGAACGAACACCGCGTGTCGCTCGCCTGGCAAAGCGCGCTCGTGTGCAACCGCCGCGCCGACGAACTCGACGAAACCCTGGTGCTGCAGAAATAA
- a CDS encoding PAAR-like domain-containing protein: protein MINVGVNPPNTPVTEGSLDFSPADVPNVCKMPGPPAPFVPTPLPNIGRSADRLDDATSTVKIQGKKVAIKGSFYMSQPSPDVASQGTGGGLISSVTQGATEFIAPGSMDVKFEGKNVQLLGDTMGNNGG, encoded by the coding sequence ATGATCAACGTCGGCGTCAACCCACCCAACACGCCGGTCACCGAGGGCAGTCTCGACTTCTCTCCTGCCGACGTGCCCAACGTCTGCAAGATGCCCGGCCCGCCGGCGCCGTTCGTGCCCACGCCATTGCCCAACATAGGCCGCTCGGCCGACCGGCTCGACGACGCCACCTCCACCGTCAAGATCCAGGGCAAGAAGGTCGCGATCAAGGGCTCGTTCTACATGAGCCAACCCTCGCCCGACGTGGCCAGCCAGGGCACGGGCGGTGGCCTGATCTCCTCCGTCACCCAAGGCGCGACCGAGTTCATCGCCCCCGGCTCGATGGACGTCAAGTTCGAAGGCAAGAACGTGCAGCTCCTGGGCGACACCATGGGGAACAACGGTGGCTAA
- a CDS encoding type VI secretion system Vgr family protein has translation MPSPITLTSPLPASDLMFDSMTANGGLSTLEEMQVTLLSPRHDIKPADLLGKTVTVSVALADGKRPFHGYVTRFSMGSHQGRYYQYRATVRPWLWFLTRTSDCRIFQEMSVPDIVKKIFEDHRVANYKFNLFRSYRKWNYCVQYRESDFNFISRLLEHEGIYWYFEHKDNEHKLVLVDSRSAHDAKKGHETLPFYELGSAPPDTESISHWSFSREIRPGKTVLDSYDFERPSVDLVVDKGQPQEHDLADSEVFDYQGDYIQAADGKQLAEDRLDEQHSRFHVVQGASNGHSIHVGSLLKMTKHPRDDQNAEYLVVATSIQASVRSNESGAGGNNTFHCDFHAIPSSQQFRPQRRTPKPFVQGPQTAVVVGPGGEEIYTDKYGRVKVQFHWDREAKKKDLKDRSSCWVRVSYPWAGKNFGAIHIPRIGQEVVVGFLEGDPDQPLITGRVYNAEQMPPWDLPANATQSGILTRSSKGGAYANANAIRFEDKKGSEQLWIHAEKNQDIEVENDETHWVGHDRTKTIDHDETVHVKHDRTETVDNNETITIGVDRTESVGSNETIDIGSNRTETVGVNEDITIGANRTESVGADETITIGSNRSVTVGASKTETVALQRTRAVGVNESVAIGAAQEIAIGAAQTVTVGAAQSISVGANQSTTVGAKQDNSIGSDRKLTVGGSQTTSIGKGRKTSVADDDALSVGKNLRITAADSITLTTGSASITMKKDGTITIKGKDITIEGSGKINAKASSDIVMKGSKILQN, from the coding sequence ATGCCATCACCCATCACGCTCACCTCACCGCTGCCGGCCAGCGACTTGATGTTCGACTCGATGACGGCCAACGGCGGCTTGAGCACGCTTGAGGAGATGCAGGTCACGCTGCTCAGCCCGCGGCACGACATCAAGCCCGCCGACCTGCTGGGCAAGACGGTGACGGTCTCGGTGGCGCTGGCCGATGGCAAGCGGCCCTTCCACGGCTACGTGACCCGCTTTTCCATGGGCAGCCACCAGGGCCGGTACTACCAGTACCGCGCGACCGTGCGGCCATGGCTTTGGTTCCTGACGCGCACCAGCGACTGCCGGATCTTCCAGGAGATGAGCGTTCCCGACATCGTCAAGAAGATCTTCGAAGACCACCGGGTCGCCAACTACAAGTTCAACCTCTTTCGCAGCTACCGCAAGTGGAACTACTGCGTGCAGTACCGCGAGAGCGACTTCAACTTCATCTCGCGGCTGCTGGAGCACGAGGGCATCTACTGGTACTTCGAGCACAAGGACAACGAGCACAAGCTGGTGCTCGTCGATTCGCGCAGCGCGCATGACGCGAAGAAGGGGCACGAGACGCTCCCCTTCTACGAGCTGGGCTCGGCACCGCCCGACACCGAGTCGATTTCCCACTGGTCGTTCTCCCGCGAGATCCGCCCCGGAAAGACCGTACTCGACAGCTACGACTTCGAGCGCCCTTCGGTCGACCTGGTGGTCGACAAGGGGCAGCCGCAGGAGCACGACCTGGCCGACTCCGAAGTCTTCGACTACCAGGGCGACTACATCCAGGCCGCCGACGGCAAGCAACTCGCCGAAGACCGGCTGGACGAGCAGCACTCCCGCTTCCACGTCGTGCAGGGGGCGTCCAACGGCCACTCCATCCACGTGGGCAGCCTGCTGAAGATGACCAAGCACCCGCGCGACGACCAGAACGCCGAGTACCTGGTGGTCGCCACCTCGATCCAGGCCAGCGTGCGGTCCAACGAGTCGGGCGCCGGAGGCAACAACACCTTCCACTGCGACTTCCACGCCATTCCGTCGTCGCAGCAGTTCCGCCCGCAGCGCCGCACGCCCAAGCCCTTCGTGCAAGGCCCGCAGACCGCCGTGGTGGTGGGGCCAGGGGGCGAGGAGATCTACACCGACAAATACGGCCGCGTGAAGGTGCAGTTCCACTGGGATCGCGAGGCCAAGAAGAAGGACCTGAAGGACAGGAGCTCCTGCTGGGTGCGGGTGTCGTATCCGTGGGCCGGCAAGAACTTCGGCGCGATTCACATCCCGCGCATCGGGCAGGAGGTGGTGGTCGGCTTCCTCGAGGGCGACCCCGACCAGCCGCTCATCACCGGCCGTGTCTACAACGCCGAGCAGATGCCGCCGTGGGACCTGCCGGCCAACGCCACGCAGAGCGGCATCCTCACGCGCTCGTCGAAAGGCGGCGCGTACGCGAATGCCAACGCGATCCGCTTCGAAGACAAGAAGGGCTCGGAGCAGCTGTGGATCCATGCCGAGAAGAACCAGGACATCGAGGTCGAGAACGACGAGACGCACTGGGTGGGGCATGACCGGACCAAGACGATCGACCATGACGAGACAGTGCATGTCAAGCATGACCGCACCGAGACGGTCGACAACAACGAAACGATCACCATCGGCGTCGACCGCACCGAATCGGTGGGCAGCAACGAGACCATCGACATCGGCAGCAACCGCACCGAGACGGTCGGCGTCAACGAAGACATCACCATCGGCGCCAACCGCACCGAGAGCGTGGGCGCCGACGAGACCATTACCATCGGCTCCAACCGATCGGTCACCGTGGGCGCGAGCAAGACCGAAACCGTCGCGCTGCAGCGCACGCGCGCCGTGGGCGTCAACGAATCGGTCGCCATCGGCGCCGCGCAGGAGATTGCCATCGGCGCAGCCCAGACGGTCACCGTCGGCGCCGCCCAATCCATCTCGGTCGGCGCCAACCAGAGCACCACGGTCGGCGCCAAGCAGGACAACAGCATCGGCTCCGATCGCAAGCTCACCGTCGGTGGCTCACAGACCACCAGCATCGGCAAAGGGCGCAAGACCTCGGTGGCGGACGACGACGCCTTGAGCGTCGGCAAGAACCTGCGCATCACCGCCGCCGACTCCATCACCCTGACCACCGGCAGCGCCAGCATCACGATGAAAAAGGACGGGACCATCACCATCAAGGGCAAGGACATCACGATCGAAGGCTCGGGAAAGATCAACGCCAAGGCCAGCAGCGACATCGTGATGAAGGGCTCCAAGATCCTGCAGAACTGA
- a CDS encoding DUF6484 domain-containing protein: MGRRETPVDNAAAARSTSELLAPAQPHEADALAPLLHQRSARLQALALPGVVLGTLVALRDAGATALVRCPEVSGDSALTARTVVDLRAEHLGSQVALSFVDADALQPIVMGVLRDPAVSKLPAPGSVELEADGERMVVAAREQLVLRCGKASITLTKAGKVLLEGTYVSTRSSGVNRIKGGSIQLN, encoded by the coding sequence ATGGGCCGCAGAGAAACCCCTGTCGACAACGCTGCCGCCGCGCGGTCCACGAGCGAGCTGCTCGCCCCGGCGCAGCCTCACGAGGCCGATGCGCTCGCCCCGCTGCTGCACCAGCGCAGCGCCCGGCTGCAGGCCCTGGCGCTGCCGGGCGTGGTGCTCGGCACGCTGGTGGCGCTGCGCGATGCCGGAGCGACGGCGCTGGTGCGCTGCCCCGAGGTGTCGGGCGACAGCGCGCTCACCGCACGCACCGTGGTCGACCTGCGGGCCGAGCACCTGGGCTCGCAGGTGGCGCTGTCCTTCGTTGACGCCGATGCCTTGCAGCCCATCGTGATGGGCGTGCTGCGAGACCCGGCGGTATCCAAGCTGCCCGCACCCGGCAGCGTCGAGCTCGAGGCCGATGGCGAACGCATGGTGGTCGCCGCACGCGAGCAACTGGTGCTGCGCTGTGGCAAGGCGAGCATCACGCTCACGAAGGCCGGCAAGGTGCTGCTCGAAGGCACCTACGTGTCGACCCGCTCCAGCGGTGTGAACCGCATCAAGGGCGGCTCCATCCAGCTCAACTGA